One window of Sphingobacteriales bacterium genomic DNA carries:
- a CDS encoding choice-of-anchor J domain-containing protein: MKFSSAHPTYCLYVLLVALFLNLQVANSQTPVQAPPIIEEDFNDCILPTGWTTNLIGYQGATWGIGIPDNPASGGSSIDGTCMVYFDDDITGNSTGAWTAQITSPAFDGTGAAGTQLILEADVHFRNWNGSDAFRILVSQNGTTNWIPVAVYQGQNYWGNYYDQYIPALIDISAYAGANMRVRFEYEDGNVWNWWAAFDNFKVSRSLLNENFDGCALPAGWINYIDSGDTGWQIGQDTVWSYDMNGTCMAYFNDDAIGQDADPSTVVLLSPTFDATLFANIILDVDVHFRAYQNSFLAIAVFYNNELIPVRVFSGENFEGYSYQDFGHVTIDISAYRSQDLRVAFAYGDGGSWAWWASFDNVKVSGWGEINDLCTRAEAVTVNGPCVEASNVNAIFDGPADACVDSTKAGIWFSFVAPAGGVVTINSDSDFNDVISVFSGNCNS; the protein is encoded by the coding sequence ATGAAGTTTAGTTCTGCCCACCCTACTTATTGCTTGTATGTTTTGCTTGTGGCTTTGTTTTTAAACTTGCAAGTAGCCAATTCTCAAACACCTGTACAAGCACCTCCAATTATTGAAGAAGACTTTAATGACTGTATATTACCAACAGGATGGACAACCAACCTGATTGGCTATCAGGGTGCTACATGGGGCATTGGTATTCCCGATAATCCGGCATCCGGCGGCTCAAGTATTGATGGTACGTGTATGGTGTATTTTGACGACGACATAACCGGTAATTCCACCGGTGCCTGGACTGCACAAATCACCTCGCCTGCTTTTGACGGGACAGGTGCTGCCGGTACTCAACTAATATTGGAAGCAGATGTACATTTCAGAAACTGGAATGGTTCTGATGCATTTAGAATTCTGGTATCTCAAAACGGTACAACAAATTGGATTCCTGTCGCAGTCTATCAGGGGCAAAACTATTGGGGCAATTATTACGACCAATATATACCTGCATTGATAGACATTTCTGCTTATGCAGGGGCTAATATGCGCGTACGATTTGAATATGAAGATGGTAATGTATGGAATTGGTGGGCTGCGTTTGATAATTTTAAAGTAAGCCGGTCTTTGTTGAATGAAAATTTTGACGGATGTGCTCTTCCGGCAGGTTGGATCAATTATATTGACAGCGGCGATACCGGATGGCAAATCGGTCAAGACACTGTTTGGTCTTATGATATGAACGGGACTTGCATGGCCTATTTTAATGACGATGCCATCGGGCAGGATGCCGATCCTTCTACAGTGGTATTGCTTTCACCCACTTTCGATGCTACCTTATTTGCCAATATTATCCTGGATGTAGATGTTCATTTCAGAGCCTATCAGAATTCGTTCTTAGCAATAGCCGTTTTTTATAACAACGAACTAATTCCCGTCAGGGTTTTTTCAGGCGAAAATTTTGAAGGTTACAGTTATCAGGACTTTGGACATGTAACAATTGACATATCTGCATACCGGTCTCAGGATTTAAGGGTAGCATTTGCCTATGGTGATGGCGGTTCCTGGGCATGGTGGGCCAGTTTTGACAATGTAAAAGTGAGTGGATGGGGGGAAATAAATGACCTTTGCACCCGCGCAGAGGCGGTAACCGTGAATGGGCCCTGTGTGGAGGCATCTAATGTGAATGCCATTTTTGACGGGCCTGCCGATGCCTGCGTTGACAGCACCAAAGCCGGAATTTGGTTTTCATTTGTTGCACCTGCCGGCGGTGTAGTTACCATCAACAGCGATTCTGATTTTAACGATGTCATTTCCGTTTTCTCCGGAAATTGCAACTCCTGA
- a CDS encoding membrane dipeptidase, with protein MHQWSFNLYDDEIIKIHQSNGLIGIMLEDTRLGGKEAVKSIKKSINGSQQHKDEYIKLFLASPLHIAKVVGQASAWDIIALGSDFDGAINPMDSYKDASRMQETRSDIIDF; from the coding sequence TTGCATCAATGGAGTTTTAACCTTTATGATGATGAAATCATCAAAATCCACCAATCAAACGGGCTGATTGGCATTATGCTCGAAGACACCAGATTAGGAGGAAAAGAGGCTGTAAAATCCATAAAAAAATCAATCAACGGGTCGCAACAACATAAAGACGAATACATTAAATTGTTTTTAGCCAGCCCTTTGCATATCGCAAAAGTAGTTGGACAAGCGTCTGCGTGGGATATTATAGCACTTGGCTCAGACTTCGATGGTGCAATCAATCCGATGGACAGCTACAAAGATGCCTCCCGGATGCAGGAAACTCGAAGCGATATTATTGATTTTTAA
- a CDS encoding TIGR04255 family protein: MKYSNNHLAEVYCGFQFPEETVVWDSTFFGQYYEKIRNSGFKDREERKGVQITFNGLLADSQKLPFATSQIEDQVIFRNNEKGLAILIGKGRVSFHCVRGYQRWDVFLNDFIIPFSEHYKSIGLGNGKRQCSVVYLNKFTKSADETLSDYLTIISPLEQSFGIEIISSVQRVVSNEKNLLIAKLNSQVVDKTKNINLECGAVCVNEECMNSDDWSYQASQTHEPILSFFEAIITKTLREEL; encoded by the coding sequence GTGAAATATTCTAATAATCATTTGGCAGAAGTCTATTGCGGGTTTCAATTTCCTGAGGAAACTGTTGTCTGGGATAGCACTTTTTTTGGTCAGTATTACGAGAAAATAAGAAATTCAGGTTTCAAGGACAGAGAAGAAAGGAAGGGCGTTCAAATTACGTTTAACGGGCTTTTGGCTGATTCCCAAAAGTTGCCTTTTGCAACTTCTCAAATTGAAGACCAAGTTATTTTTAGAAACAATGAAAAAGGGTTAGCCATTCTTATTGGCAAAGGCAGAGTTTCATTTCACTGTGTCAGAGGGTATCAAAGGTGGGATGTTTTTTTGAACGATTTTATTATACCTTTTTCTGAACATTATAAATCAATAGGATTGGGTAATGGTAAGCGACAATGCAGCGTAGTTTACTTGAATAAATTTACCAAAAGTGCCGACGAAACTTTATCTGACTATTTGACAATTATTAGTCCTTTAGAGCAAAGCTTTGGTATAGAAATAATTAGTTCCGTTCAGAGAGTAGTTTCAAACGAAAAAAATCTTTTAATTGCAAAGTTAAACTCACAAGTTGTTGATAAAACGAAGAATATAAATTTAGAATGTGGGGCAGTATGTGTAAACGAAGAGTGTATGAATAGCGACGATTGGAGTTATCAAGCAAGTCAAACGCATGAGCCAATATTGTCTTTTTTTGAAGCCATAATAACTAAAACTCTAAGGGAAGAGTTATGA
- a CDS encoding CopD family protein, with amino-acid sequence MYLYIKALHIIFVVTWFAGLFYIVRLFVYQAEANQKVSPEREILLQQFDLMAKRLWFGITWPSAIITLILGGWIFWLYAATPLWLWVKLGFVTGLYLYHFTLHYIYRLHQRHEYPFTSYQLRIWNEIATIFLIAIVFLVVVKQSLSVVWGVLGLVLLIVVLMIAIKVYKILRKER; translated from the coding sequence ATGTACTTATATATTAAAGCCCTGCACATCATTTTTGTAGTTACCTGGTTTGCCGGATTGTTCTACATTGTCCGCCTGTTTGTCTATCAGGCTGAAGCCAATCAAAAAGTAAGCCCGGAAAGAGAAATCCTTTTGCAGCAATTTGACCTCATGGCAAAACGGCTATGGTTCGGCATAACCTGGCCCTCAGCAATCATAACTTTAATTCTGGGAGGCTGGATTTTTTGGTTGTATGCTGCTACACCTTTGTGGCTTTGGGTAAAGTTGGGTTTTGTAACCGGGTTGTATCTCTACCATTTCACTTTGCACTACATTTACCGTCTGCACCAGCGACACGAATACCCCTTTACTTCTTATCAACTTCGGATTTGGAATGAAATTGCTACCATCTTTTTAATTGCAATTGTGTTTTTGGTTGTTGTTAAACAGAGTTTAAGCGTTGTTTGGGGGGTGCTTGGACTGGTTTTGTTGATTGTAGTGTTGATGATTGCTATTAAAGTGTATAAGATTTTGCGTAAGGAGAGGTAA
- a CDS encoding DUF1501 domain-containing protein, with protein sequence MCDNHNDHPDKDHLSSEDNAVNRRGKCLEHGEEHKLDHAKWSRRNFLLTSGLFTAGSALMFGNSRLQALAKSPMFSAINAADNERILVIINLGGGNDGLNTIVPRFNDTYYSLRPNIAIQEAQMFALSPEFGMPNTMLSLDPMWQDGNMAVVHSVAYPSQDYSHFRSTDIWMSGSNSDEYLNTGWVGRFLDQEYPAFGTTPANFPVGLQVGYQSSLLFSGSDFQMGLTINNLTEFYQIALTGELYDTNINDECSYGQELLFMRQTANNTVRYAQSIKDAYDNASFYGAYPNNYLAYQLALVGRLIKGRLGTRVYMVEIGGFDTHANQNIYHPGLMNEIATAVSAFYNDLTEAGYNQDVLTITFSEFGRTSGENGSIGTDHGQAAPLLVFGGNVNGGFKGQFGEISPVSYYDQAYTTDFRSVYATILKDWFCIQPIIVDAIMGRHFDTVPDLLPECTPSLGSNDLAVLLGHNPSLTQANTILIKYAILKRGQVRLQILNTAGQVKATLVNTSLEPNSYTFPFKASDYGLPTGEYLYRLETGGKAYSRKIRVLS encoded by the coding sequence ATGTGCGATAATCATAACGATCACCCAGATAAGGATCATCTCAGCAGCGAAGACAATGCTGTCAACCGTCGCGGAAAATGTTTGGAGCATGGTGAAGAGCATAAATTAGACCATGCCAAATGGAGCCGGCGCAACTTTTTACTTACTTCGGGCTTGTTTACAGCGGGTTCCGCCCTTATGTTTGGCAACTCCCGCCTTCAGGCGTTGGCAAAATCCCCGATGTTCAGTGCGATTAATGCTGCTGATAACGAGCGCATTTTAGTCATTATTAATTTGGGAGGCGGAAACGATGGTCTTAATACGATTGTACCCCGTTTCAATGATACTTATTATAGCCTTCGCCCCAATATAGCAATACAGGAAGCGCAAATGTTCGCGCTTAGCCCTGAATTTGGGATGCCAAACACCATGTTAAGCCTCGACCCAATGTGGCAGGACGGAAATATGGCGGTTGTTCATAGTGTAGCCTACCCTTCGCAAGACTACTCACATTTTAGAAGCACCGATATCTGGATGTCGGGAAGCAACTCCGACGAATATCTCAACACCGGTTGGGTAGGGAGATTTCTCGATCAGGAATATCCTGCGTTTGGCACAACACCGGCCAATTTTCCGGTTGGTTTGCAGGTAGGTTATCAGTCGAGCCTCTTGTTTTCAGGTTCTGATTTTCAAATGGGGTTGACCATTAATAACCTGACAGAGTTTTACCAGATTGCTTTGACCGGAGAGCTTTACGATACCAATATCAACGATGAATGTTCTTACGGACAGGAATTGTTGTTCATGCGCCAAACCGCAAATAATACAGTTCGATATGCGCAGTCTATCAAAGATGCTTACGACAACGCCAGTTTTTATGGTGCATATCCCAACAACTACTTAGCTTATCAGTTAGCGTTGGTTGGCAGGTTAATCAAAGGCAGATTAGGAACAAGAGTTTATATGGTTGAGATTGGCGGTTTTGACACCCATGCCAACCAAAACATCTACCACCCCGGATTAATGAACGAGATTGCAACGGCAGTTAGCGCTTTTTATAATGACCTCACAGAAGCCGGATATAATCAGGATGTCCTCACCATTACTTTTTCCGAGTTCGGCCGAACTTCCGGCGAAAATGGCTCAATAGGCACCGACCACGGACAAGCTGCCCCCTTATTAGTCTTTGGCGGAAATGTGAATGGCGGGTTTAAAGGTCAGTTTGGCGAAATTTCTCCTGTCAGCTATTACGACCAAGCCTATACCACCGATTTCCGTTCGGTGTATGCCACTATCCTTAAAGATTGGTTTTGTATTCAGCCCATTATTGTTGATGCCATTATGGGGCGACATTTTGATACCGTTCCCGATTTATTGCCCGAATGTACCCCGAGTTTAGGCTCAAACGATTTGGCAGTTTTGTTAGGACATAATCCGTCATTAACTCAGGCTAATACCATCTTGATCAAATATGCTATTTTGAAACGAGGACAAGTAAGACTACAAATACTCAACACAGCAGGGCAGGTAAAAGCAACTTTGGTCAATACTTCTTTGGAACCCAATAGTTACACTTTCCCCTTTAAAGCATCTGACTATGGCCTGCCGACCGGAGAATATCTCTACCGACTCGAAACAGGTGGAAAAGCTTATAGCAGAAAAATCAGGGTGCTGAGCTAA
- a CDS encoding helix-turn-helix domain-containing protein — translation MKKTPPIPTHTFETEKQEQTSQTTFMMVDWGGPRKVIHTPHRHSFNELIFILEGGGRHEIDFYDYPLQTYSVHFVKSAQVHLIDRTDFAQGCSLLFFEDFLHNIRQNADLQQIPFFQIPAHPLVQLDKETFEQIKPILANIKTESATPEPQPRSSIELIRAYCQVIFLIIGKAYQALPQPPVQKPQDNLVHQFVQLIDLHFAEHLNLEQYALKLQLSANYLGELCKRQTGKTAHQLIQDRVLLEAKRLLCYSELSIKSIAYKLNFADTSYFSRFFKKHTHVSPAEYRQSSAIR, via the coding sequence GTGAAAAAAACTCCTCCAATTCCTACACATACGTTCGAAACTGAAAAACAGGAACAGACATCTCAAACAACCTTTATGATGGTAGATTGGGGCGGCCCCCGCAAAGTAATACACACTCCCCACCGCCATTCGTTTAATGAGTTAATCTTTATTCTTGAAGGTGGCGGAAGGCATGAAATTGATTTTTATGATTACCCGTTACAAACATATTCTGTTCATTTTGTAAAATCGGCACAAGTACACCTTATAGACCGAACAGACTTTGCGCAAGGTTGCAGCCTGTTGTTTTTCGAAGATTTTTTACATAACATTCGGCAAAATGCCGACCTGCAGCAAATCCCGTTTTTTCAAATACCTGCCCATCCCCTAGTGCAACTTGACAAGGAGACATTTGAACAAATAAAGCCCATTTTAGCAAATATTAAAACAGAATCAGCTACACCTGAACCTCAACCCCGTTCATCTATCGAGTTAATTCGGGCTTATTGTCAGGTAATATTTCTGATTATTGGAAAGGCTTATCAAGCACTGCCTCAACCCCCAGTTCAAAAACCACAGGATAACTTAGTGCACCAATTTGTACAACTCATTGACCTCCATTTTGCAGAACATCTTAATTTGGAACAATATGCCTTAAAATTGCAATTATCTGCCAATTACCTTGGCGAACTTTGCAAAAGACAAACAGGTAAAACCGCCCACCAATTGATTCAAGATCGTGTCTTACTCGAAGCAAAACGACTATTGTGTTATAGTGAGTTATCTATAAAGTCCATAGCTTACAAACTCAATTTTGCAGATACTTCTTATTTTTCCCGCTTTTTTAAGAAACATACTCATGTTTCGCCCGCCGAATACCGGCAATCATCAGCAATTAGGTAA
- a CDS encoding DUF1800 domain-containing protein has product MGRIWLTSMIANGFREKMALFWHNHFVTEWESYTCSSYLYQYHKLLQQYALGNFKLFAHYMGTTPAMLLYLNGNQNEVGNPNQNYARELMELFTMGQNNGYTEEDVQEMARALTGWKVPYSTEIYAYTCADSFFYAPLFDNTPKTIFGQTGNWRNDANPANPENVVNLIFTYRQDQAATYICTKLYKHFVAPDPDDTIIAALATTFKTNNFEIAPVIRQLFKSEHFFDDANIGHLIKSPIEFAVGLHHTLQIPYDNNRLNGIYYDCASMAQELFEPVNVAGWPGQRTWINENNLTRRWDSGSYYAYYVDDATLNSWVQLAKDLTSNSNNPAVIAAAIADFLLPNGLETPDEYATATDVLKGSIPQNYFDDGSWNLDWEEALDQVRNLIIYLIKLPTFQLT; this is encoded by the coding sequence ATGGGTAGAATCTGGCTGACAAGTATGATCGCCAACGGCTTCAGAGAAAAAATGGCCCTTTTTTGGCACAATCATTTTGTAACAGAATGGGAAAGTTATACTTGTTCTTCCTATCTGTATCAGTACCACAAATTATTGCAACAGTATGCTTTGGGAAATTTTAAATTGTTTGCCCATTATATGGGGACTACTCCCGCAATGTTGCTATATCTGAACGGCAACCAAAACGAAGTGGGTAATCCTAATCAAAACTATGCCCGAGAGTTGATGGAGTTGTTTACGATGGGTCAAAACAATGGTTATACCGAAGAAGATGTTCAGGAGATGGCACGCGCGCTCACCGGATGGAAAGTGCCTTATAGCACAGAAATATATGCCTACACTTGTGCCGATTCATTTTTTTACGCACCGTTGTTTGATAATACTCCAAAAACAATATTCGGACAAACAGGAAACTGGCGAAATGATGCCAATCCTGCAAACCCGGAAAATGTTGTAAATCTTATTTTCACCTACCGGCAAGATCAGGCCGCTACCTATATCTGTACCAAACTGTATAAACATTTTGTCGCACCCGACCCAGACGATACAATCATTGCAGCATTGGCCACAACTTTCAAAACCAATAACTTTGAAATAGCACCGGTTATCCGGCAATTGTTTAAAAGCGAACATTTCTTTGACGATGCCAATATCGGTCACCTCATCAAAAGCCCGATTGAATTTGCAGTAGGATTGCACCATACATTGCAAATACCTTATGATAATAACCGCCTGAACGGTATTTATTACGATTGTGCAAGTATGGCACAAGAGCTGTTTGAACCGGTGAATGTTGCAGGATGGCCGGGACAACGAACCTGGATCAACGAAAACAATCTTACCCGTCGTTGGGATTCGGGCAGTTATTATGCCTATTATGTTGATGATGCTACCCTCAATTCGTGGGTACAGTTAGCCAAAGATCTGACCTCAAACTCCAACAATCCGGCGGTGATTGCTGCTGCCATTGCAGACTTTTTGTTGCCAAATGGATTAGAAACCCCCGATGAGTATGCAACCGCGACCGATGTGTTAAAAGGAAGTATTCCTCAAAACTACTTCGACGATGGTTCGTGGAACCTCGATTGGGAAGAAGCCCTCGATCAGGTTCGAAATTTGATTATTTACCTCATCAAACTTCCTACTTTCCAACTGACTTAG
- the cysD gene encoding sulfate adenylyltransferase subunit CysD, which yields MPVYKINHLKELESESIYVLREVAAQFAKPALLFSGGKDSIVMTHLARKAFYPARIPFPLIHIDTGHNFPETLAFRDKLIEKLGVKLIIGSVQESILKGSAKEETGLSASRIRLQTVTLLETIEKYGFDAALGGARRDEEKARTKERFFSHRDEFGQWDPKNQRPELWNLFNSRKNEGEHFRVFPLSNWTELDIWQYIWREQIDIPNLYFSHKRLCVKRQGVLLSASPYLPIIEGEKPVEKIVRFRTIGDMTSTGAIESIATTLEEIIAEIATARITERGGRADDKRSETSMEDRKREGYF from the coding sequence ATGCCTGTTTATAAAATTAACCACCTCAAAGAATTAGAATCCGAATCTATCTACGTACTTCGCGAGGTGGCGGCACAATTTGCCAAACCTGCGCTGTTGTTTTCCGGCGGTAAAGATTCTATCGTGATGACCCATCTTGCCCGAAAAGCTTTTTATCCGGCGCGCATCCCATTCCCGCTAATCCATATAGATACCGGCCACAACTTTCCCGAAACGCTTGCATTTCGCGATAAGTTGATTGAAAAATTAGGGGTAAAACTCATTATCGGCAGTGTTCAGGAATCTATTCTGAAAGGAAGTGCCAAAGAGGAAACCGGACTGAGTGCCAGCCGGATAAGACTTCAGACGGTTACTTTATTGGAAACTATAGAAAAATATGGATTTGATGCCGCCCTTGGCGGTGCAAGACGCGATGAAGAAAAAGCCCGTACCAAAGAACGTTTCTTTTCACACAGGGACGAGTTCGGACAGTGGGACCCTAAAAATCAACGCCCCGAATTGTGGAACCTCTTTAACAGCAGAAAAAACGAAGGGGAACATTTCAGAGTGTTTCCTCTGAGCAACTGGACAGAACTGGATATTTGGCAATATATCTGGCGGGAACAAATTGACATTCCTAACCTGTATTTCTCTCATAAAAGGCTTTGCGTTAAACGTCAGGGGGTGTTACTTTCTGCATCGCCTTACTTGCCAATCATAGAAGGAGAAAAACCGGTAGAAAAAATCGTCCGGTTCAGAACCATCGGCGATATGACCAGCACAGGAGCAATAGAATCCATTGCCACCACACTGGAAGAAATTATTGCTGAAATCGCTACTGCCCGAATCACTGAACGAGGAGGAAGAGCTGACGACAAACGCTCCGAAACCTCAATGGAAGACCGTAAACGCGAAGGATATTTTTAA
- a CDS encoding DUF559 domain-containing protein, translated as MLWGSISEDKTLFVFYCRFYCHQAGLVVEIDGSIHQIKEQYQYDVARTVELEQLGIKVIRFTNEAVKADTKAVFESIKQIVQNRLFFTP; from the coding sequence ATGTTGTGGGGGTCAATTTCAGAAGACAAGACCCTTTTTGTATTTTATTGCCGATTTTATTGCCATCAGGCAGGTTTGGTTGTTGAAATTGACGGTTCCATCCACCAAATTAAAGAACAGTACCAATACGATGTTGCTCGTACTGTAGAACTGGAACAACTCGGAATTAAAGTCATACGTTTTACAAACGAAGCGGTTAAAGCAGATACAAAAGCAGTGTTTGAATCAATAAAACAGATTGTACAAAACCGTTTATTCTTTACCCCTTAA
- a CDS encoding T9SS type A sorting domain-containing protein encodes MKSLLFTGLMAVLLFKTALSQSNAYQPMLNSDAFWRIGEFSCGIFMSDIQVTSQDTSIDGQLYKIVTQNYEWDGPSNQLYIREDVNTRRVYRYSLNLQAELLIYDFSLNQGDSFDLAVESWDNTVITYPHIIDSIGQVQLQNGLWYRHFFLTRQATPEDPSTYAYSWIEGLGCDSLPVFNYVPYPWYSTLLCHKLKGEILWNVALWGNYYCDDAILSDTPSDNNSLTSNTGLAIRIMPNPSNDFWLIDIGTNPTNQDILRLYSLDGQHIKDFPTQGQQTLIENHQLAAGIYILQLVTGNPNETVSFRLVKGN; translated from the coding sequence ATGAAATCACTACTTTTTACAGGGCTAATGGCAGTTTTGTTGTTTAAAACAGCGCTGTCGCAAAGCAATGCCTATCAACCAATGCTGAATAGCGATGCCTTTTGGCGCATCGGGGAGTTTTCATGCGGCATTTTTATGTCTGATATTCAAGTAACTTCGCAAGATACAAGCATAGACGGGCAATTGTATAAAATCGTAACCCAAAATTATGAATGGGACGGACCAAGTAACCAACTGTATATTAGGGAAGATGTGAATACCCGAAGGGTTTATCGCTACTCGCTCAATTTGCAAGCCGAACTGCTTATATATGATTTTAGCCTGAATCAGGGCGACAGTTTTGACTTAGCTGTAGAAAGTTGGGATAACACCGTAATTACATATCCCCATATAATTGACTCGATTGGGCAAGTGCAACTTCAAAATGGTTTATGGTACAGACATTTTTTCCTTACCCGGCAAGCTACCCCCGAAGACCCAAGCACGTATGCTTATTCGTGGATTGAAGGGTTAGGCTGCGACTCGCTTCCGGTGTTTAACTATGTCCCTTATCCATGGTATTCTACCCTGCTTTGCCACAAATTAAAGGGAGAAATACTCTGGAACGTTGCACTATGGGGAAATTATTACTGCGATGATGCTATTTTGTCTGATACGCCGTCAGATAACAATAGCCTGACATCAAATACCGGTTTGGCTATCCGTATTATGCCCAACCCCTCTAATGATTTTTGGCTCATTGATATAGGAACCAATCCAACCAACCAAGATATCCTTCGTCTGTATAGCTTAGATGGGCAACATATTAAAGACTTTCCCACGCAAGGACAGCAAACATTGATAGAGAACCATCAACTTGCGGCAGGCATTTACATTTTGCAGTTGGTTACAGGCAACCCAAATGAAACGGTAAGTTTCAGATTGGTAAAAGGCAACTAA
- the cysN gene encoding sulfate adenylyltransferase subunit CysN, translating to MDLTNYINLDLLRFTTAGSVDDGKSTLIGRLLFDSKLILDDQYEAIKKTSELRGEEYVNLALLTDGLKAEREQGITIDVAYRYFSTSKRKFIIADTPGHIQYTRNMVTGASTANLAIVLADARHGMVEQSRRHLFIASLLRIPHIIVCVNKMDLVNFSQEVFSNIRTEFENFSTKLQTTDIQYIPISALKGDNIVDRSKNMPWYEGPTLLYQLENVHIAGDFNRIDCRFPVQYVIRPNSDAYHDYRGYAGRIAGGIFKPGDEVMVLPSGFTSIITSIDTLDGELEEAFAPMSVTIRVQDDIDISRGDMLVRSNNVPNVGQDIELMICWLSKKPLVLNGKYSLKHTTKDARCVVKEIRYKVNINTLHRIENVDEIGMNDIARIAIRTTQPLFYDSYRRNRTTGSLILIDESTNETVAAGMII from the coding sequence ATGGACCTGACTAATTATATCAATTTAGATTTACTGCGGTTTACTACTGCGGGCAGTGTGGACGACGGTAAAAGCACCCTTATAGGGCGGTTGTTGTTTGACAGTAAACTCATCCTTGACGACCAATATGAAGCCATCAAAAAAACGAGCGAACTAAGAGGAGAAGAATATGTAAATCTTGCCTTATTGACAGACGGGCTTAAAGCAGAACGCGAACAGGGCATTACCATAGATGTTGCTTATCGTTACTTTTCAACTTCCAAACGAAAGTTTATCATAGCTGATACTCCCGGCCATATACAATATACCCGAAATATGGTTACCGGAGCTTCGACCGCAAATTTGGCCATTGTGCTTGCCGATGCCCGGCATGGAATGGTCGAACAAAGCCGCCGTCATTTGTTTATTGCTTCCCTGCTCCGCATCCCACACATCATAGTTTGTGTCAATAAAATGGATTTGGTCAACTTTAGTCAGGAAGTTTTTTCAAATATCCGTACTGAGTTTGAAAACTTTTCTACCAAACTGCAAACAACCGATATTCAGTATATCCCAATCAGCGCACTGAAAGGCGACAATATCGTGGATCGTTCAAAAAATATGCCATGGTACGAAGGCCCCACATTGCTCTATCAGTTGGAAAACGTACATATTGCCGGTGATTTCAACCGTATTGATTGCCGTTTTCCGGTGCAATATGTAATTCGTCCTAATTCTGATGCCTACCACGACTACCGCGGATATGCAGGCCGGATTGCCGGAGGTATTTTTAAACCCGGCGACGAAGTCATGGTACTCCCTTCCGGTTTTACTTCCATAATTACCTCAATAGACACCTTGGACGGCGAATTAGAAGAAGCCTTCGCCCCAATGTCGGTAACAATCCGCGTTCAGGATGATATTGATATCAGCAGGGGTGATATGCTTGTGCGGTCAAACAACGTTCCAAACGTTGGTCAGGATATTGAACTGATGATTTGCTGGCTGAGTAAAAAACCATTGGTGTTGAACGGCAAATATTCTTTAAAACATACCACCAAAGATGCCCGGTGTGTTGTTAAAGAAATCAGGTATAAGGTAAACATCAACACCCTCCACCGGATTGAAAACGTGGATGAAATCGGCATGAACGACATCGCCCGCATTGCTATCCGCACCACACAACCTCTTTTTTATGACAGTTACCGGCGCAACAGAACCACCGGCAGCCTCATATTGATTGACGAATCCACCAACGAAACAGTAGCTGCAGGGATGATTATTTAA